A genomic window from Corynebacterium fournieri includes:
- a CDS encoding ABC transporter ATP-binding protein, protein MLELKDITVAFQDGKEMRTVLDHLGFTAKPGEITFIVGESGSGKSTLLSVAAGLIQPDSGTAQLNGVQVTDEVRRDKIGMIFQQANLIAALNVRDQLLVTDHLRGLRPRRARADELLAKVGLEGLGDRRMGELSGGQRQRVGIARALMGEPELLLADEPTAALDADRSQDIVRLLRELTEERNIACGFVTHDRSLITGRDEVFELGVNAAAYV, encoded by the coding sequence ATGCTCGAACTCAAAGACATCACCGTTGCATTCCAGGACGGCAAGGAAATGCGCACCGTGCTGGACCACTTAGGCTTCACCGCCAAGCCGGGCGAGATCACGTTCATCGTCGGCGAGTCCGGCTCCGGCAAGTCCACGCTCCTGTCCGTGGCTGCCGGCCTGATCCAGCCGGATTCCGGCACCGCGCAGCTCAACGGCGTGCAGGTGACCGACGAGGTGCGCCGCGACAAGATCGGCATGATCTTCCAGCAGGCCAACCTCATCGCCGCGCTCAACGTGCGCGACCAGCTGCTGGTGACCGACCACCTTCGTGGGCTGCGCCCACGAAGGGCAAGGGCCGACGAGCTGTTGGCTAAGGTGGGCCTGGAGGGCCTCGGCGACCGCCGCATGGGCGAGCTGTCCGGCGGCCAGCGCCAGCGTGTCGGCATCGCACGCGCGCTGATGGGCGAGCCGGAGCTCTTGCTCGCCGACGAGCCGACCGCCGCCCTCGACGCGGATCGCTCCCAGGACATTGTGAGGCTGCTGCGCGAGCTCACCGAGGAGCGCAACATCGCCTGCGGCTTTGTCACCCACGACCGTTCCCTGATCACCGGACGCGACGAGGTCTTCGAACTCGGCGTCAACGCTGCCGCCTACGTTTAA